A single Corticium candelabrum chromosome 16, ooCorCand1.1, whole genome shotgun sequence DNA region contains:
- the LOC134192522 gene encoding uncharacterized protein LOC134192522: MSTAIARETLLIENVTTQDSGNYSAVFSSGPAHHIRYRCLSIVKIGSPPFSKVRKEGHPWLADLGESVRLFCSSDGDPPLMFTWYAQSVDKTQKWKIGNEKCGSEFSVYTGQKNSTLLIPSVQHWDREYRYVCKVANNFGTSKSYTTFTLKYSRTSQSESQKATNKWVEENVEENVLMLANKSSNLTCKSSHDLGKVYPVSWSNCKDDTHCIENSNDRISYCRQNQSTVAHVRFKVVLLSDSGTTFTCWSFKSYERVRVSERQRQQVFVTESLHSEKATGYGADELNTLRRLRGRWLAIDCRARKPSGIDIILDWRDGSNQTNSLTVDETRIQPFQRRRLPSRYNQALSTLYIPQNYGESDYACVAVTSLSSKLDVLIRKVKVRKN; encoded by the exons ATGTCGACAGCAATCGCAAGAGAAACGCTTTTGATCGAGAACGTCACTACGCAAGACTCTGGAAACTACTCAGCTGTTTTTAGCAGTGGGCCGGCTCACCACATCCGCTACAGATGTTTGTCTATAGTGAAAATAG ggTCGCCGCCATTTTCAAAAGTTCGTAAAGAGGGGCATCCATGGCTTGCCGACCTTGGCGAATCcgttcgtttgttttgctcCTCGGACGGCGATCCGCCACTGATGTTTACGTGGTATGCACAATCCGTAGACAAGACTCAAAAGTGGAAGATTGGAAATGAAAAATGCGGTTCCGAATTTTCAGTCTATACGGGACAGAAGAACAGCACCCTCTTGATACCGAGCGTCCAGCATTGGGACCGAGAGTACAGATATGTATGCAAAGTAGCAAATAATTTTGGCACGTCCAAAAGTTACACGACGTTCACTCTGAAATATTCTCGAACATCTCAATCAGAATCTCAGAAAG CCACTAATAAATGGGTTGAAGAGAATGTCGAAGAGAACGTTCTGATGCTAGCCAATAAAAGCAGTAACCTCACCTGCAAATCCTCTCATGACTTGGGAAAGGTGTATCCAGTAAGCTGGAGCAACTGCAAGGACGATACACACTGCATCGAAAACAGCAACGACAGAATATCATATTGCAGACAAAATCAAAGCACAGTTGCACATGTGAGATTCAAAGTCGTTTTGCTGAGCGATTCGGGCACGACCTTTACCTGCTGGTCGTTCAAATCCTACGAAAGAGTCAGAGTTAGtgaaagacagagacaacagGTATTTGTCACCGAGAGTCTTCACAGCGAGAAAGCGACAGGCTACGGTGCTGACGAGTTGAACACTTTGAGAAGGTTGAGAGGACGCTGGCTAGCAATAGATTGCAGAGCGAGAAAACCTAGTGGCATCGACATCATTCTAGATTGGCGGGATGGTAGCAACCAAACCAACAGCCTCACTGTTGACGAGACACGAATACAGCCGTTTCAGCGTCGTCGACTTCCTTCTCGTTATAACCAGGCTTTGTCTACGCTATACATACCTCAAAACTATGGTGAAAGCgactacgcatgcgtagctGTGACTTCTCTGAGCTCAAAGCTCGACGTTTTGATAAGGAAAGTAAAAGTAAGAAAGAATTAG
- the LOC134192523 gene encoding uncharacterized protein LOC134192523 — MNSRPFLILFLVLNPCACSTNDSNEVNDVASISHADLLYRRGPPPDLYSFSNDVRPNEWGNITNWKTNTPGRLLGHAATHLMIAGSDGKVAENMVLYGGFVSCRTKERENRSTWIYTAATNSWRSIWENKKKLPHATSGHTMVTLCRSTVFLFGGATCEDVTPLFFNDTWSFSNKNESWHHLELETVDIAPRSYHAAVPVYQRESNCNCRESMLVFGGSKIFDVSQAYFENQTLFNDLWELRCESNRYRWIRLDSEIETWRDKPSSRFKPASASFHDTMYVFGGCTFGLADKLEICIPKKDMWTYSTGNKMWKRLDDADWSPVDGMLQAALVNRTSYLTFENVTGILLCCKKPFRFYDIYQSKWHTLDTLDSDEKYQNLLDPSIAVVDSNVLIYGGGKNPSWISQNNLWNITMLAANACLLHEKPQSPPSPPLRGDHVAVVDRESSMIIVHGGLQPETMFYGKGWGERNSDIWVLDMHSLSWSVRKPKINLELLSHAGVLLFHPSKVLVVFGGVKIVDDYPKTENSTWGYYPRENVWREFEGLQPEIRRSALAVAISNRTMLMMGGISPSNKILEDMWTFELDKSGKAGIWTKHKQSAPVKLGQSIVLVNQSVFLYGGAEVINQTIQNHSEALWKFDIDLQLWQPIDYTGNSPGPRCLHSATGSGEKLVVAGGCRWDSTAPFTNLFLYDVEIQYCERIEDVVRVWYFSIVHRHWTEMVPISRENVYIQGNLLMWGDDYLLALGGYYVNYKEYDYTLVESGFMVTMVGCPAGTDGDNFWFDSCKQCPIDQFSSFGSSCQSCPDGWVTSKPGATSKENCSVCKSNDYCGQGVCYAPEELIAKNTFQRRCRCNPGFSRDARGKCVIPTAFLATFFSVGVTVVIAYVIFVTIRNVKRNRTSYKKQENQLKELTQVWAISPKDVTLKERIDGDSPGGFGEVYKAEYREITVAVKRLQSFESSNNRSSQEFDREIEIMKTLRHPNIVMFFGGGRFEDSTSFLVLEYMPRGSLGTLLRNKSFQLANPQKRSFALNAAEGMAFLHGLEPPRVHRDLKSFNLLVSDRWVVKVADFGTARLAQQEGINQRVNNRNELPSSLHAPLLEADSLMSTNCGTPLWSAPEILRRQNYGTPVDVYSFGIVLWEIWKRELPYEDHDIRYMHQISKLVCKGTRPTIPSDSSWPSGIVSLMRSCWQDNPAARPKFSSIVPQLQDAAIAHQ; from the exons ATGAATTCAAGACCGTTTCTCATCTTGTTTCTCGTACTTAATCCGTGCGCTTGCTCAACGAACGACTCTAACGAGGTCAATGATGTTGCGAGCATCAGTCATGCCGATCTTCTCTACCGACGCGGACCGCCACCGGATCTCTATTCCTTTTCCAACGACGTGCGTCCAAACGAGTGGGGGAATATAACAAACTGGAAGACGAATACTCCGGGAAGGCTGCTCGGCCATGCTGCAACACACCTGATGATAGCTGGTTCCGACGGGAAGGTGGCCGAAAACATGGTTCTCTACGGCGGCTTCGTCTCGTGCCGAACAAAGGAGAGAGAAAATAGGTCCACGTGGATCTACACAGCGGCGACCAATTCGTGGAGATCCATCTGggaaaacaagaaaaaactGCCGCACGCAACGAGCGGGCACACAATGGTCACACTGTGTCGCAGCACAGTCTTTCTCTTTGGCGGAGCGACTTGTGAAGACGTTACGCCCCTTTTCTTCAACGATACTTGGTCGTTTAGCAATAAAAACGAAAGTTGGCATCACCTAGAACTTGAAACAGTCGATATCGCTCCGAGATCGTATCACGCAGCCGTTCCTGTGTACCAACGGGAAAGCAATTGCAACTGCCGCGAATCGATGCTGGTGTTCGGGGGAAGCAAGATTTTTGACGTCTCGCAGGCATACTTTGAAAATCAGACGTTGTTTAACGACTTGTGGGAGCTGCGCTGTGAAAGTAATAGGTATAGGTGGATCCGGTTGGATTCAGAAATTGAAACATGGCGGGACAAGCCATCAAGCCGATTCAAGCCAGCCTCTGCATCGTTCCATGACACCATGTACGTATTCGGTGGGTGCACGTTTGGGTTGGCCGACAAGCTAGAAATATGTATACCGAAGAAAGACATGTGGACGTACTCGACGGGAAACAAGATGTGGAAACGGCTCGACGATGCCGACTGGTCGCCAGTAGATGGAATGCTGCAGGCGGCGTTGGTTAATAGAACAAGCTATCTTACTTTCGAAAACGTCACCGGAATTCTCCTCTGTTGCAAAAAGCCCTTCCGTTTCTATGACATATACCAATCCAAGTGGCACACTCTCGATACTCTAGATTCAGACGAAAAGTACCAAAATCTTTTAGATCCTTCGATTGCTGTAGTAGATTCTAACGTTCTCATCTACGGCGGTGGTAAAAATCCAAGCTGGATTAGCCAGAATAATCTCTGGAATATCACGATGCTTGCAGCTAACGCTTGCTTGTTGCACGAGAAGCCTCAATCGCCGCCAAGTCCACCATTACGTGGAGATCACGTGGCCGTCGTCGACCGGGAATCGAGCATGATTATTGTGCACGGAGGCCTCCAACCTGAGACGATGTTTTATGGTAAAGGTTGGGGTGAGAGAAACTCCGACATTTGGGTTCTTGACATGCATTCGCTTTCATGGTCTGTTCGCAAACCGAAAATTAATTTAGAACTGCTTAGTCACGCAGGAGTTCTTCTGTTTCATCCGAGCAAAGTTCTTGTCGTTTTCGGTGGCGTCAAAATTGTTGACGATTATCCGAAGACGGAGAATTCAACGTGGGGCTATTATCCTCGAGAGAACGTATGGCGCGAGTTTGAAGGCTTGCAACCCGAAATTCGTCGTTCCGCTTTAGCCGTTGCCATCAGCAATCGAACCATGCTGATGATGGGAGGCATATCGCCGAGTAACAAGATTCTGGAAGACATGTGGACCTTTGAGCTCGACAAAAGTGGGAAAGCTGGCATTtggacaaaacacaaacaaagcgCCCCCGTAAAGTTAGGTCAATCAATCGTTCTTGTAAATCAAAGCGTCTTTTTGTATGGAGGAGCAGAGGTTATCAATCAGACTATACAAAATCATTCGGAGGCACTTTGGAAGTTTGATATAGACCTCCAGCTGTGGCAACCGATTGATTACACCGGAAACAGTCCTGGACCACGGTGTCTCCACTCGGCAACAGGTAGTGGAGAGAAGTTAGTTGTCGCTGGCGGTTGTCGATGGGACTCAACAGCCCCCTTTACTAATCTTTTTCTGTACGACGTTGAAATACAATATTGCGAAAGAATAGAAGATGTCGTCAGAGTGTGGTATTTTAGTATAGTGCACCGTCACTGGACGGAAATGGTTCCAATTTCTAGAGAGAATGTCTACATACAAGGCAACCTCCTGATGTGGGGCGATGATTATCTTCTTGCACTTGGAGGATACTACGTCAATTACAAAGAATACGACTACACTTTAGTCGAATCTGGCTTCATGGTGACTATGGTAGGATGTCCGGCGGGAACAGATGGCGACAACTTTTGGTTCGATTCCTGCAAACAGTGTCCAATAGATCAGTTTTCATCATTTGGATCTTCCTGCCAATCTTGTCCAGATGGCTGGGTCACTTCCAAACCCGGCGCCACAAGCAAAGAGAATTGCTCAGTCTGCAAGTCTAACGATTACTGCGGGCAAGGAGTTTGCTACGCGCCGGAAGAACTCATCGCTAAGAACACGTTTCAGCGGCGATGTCGTTGTAATCCCGGTTTCAGCCGCGACGCGAGAGGAAAGTGTGTCATTCCCACAGCGTTTCTCGCTACCTTCTTCTCCGTTGGAGTAACCGTCGTCATCGCTTACGTAATATTCGTTACGATAAGAAATGTCAAACGAAATAGAACATCCTACAAGAAACAGGAAAATCAACTGAAAGAGTTAACTCAGGTGTGGGCAATAAGTCCGAAAGATGTAACCCTCAAAGAGCGAATCGATGGCGACTCGCCCGGTGGCTTTGGAGAAGTTTACAAAGCGGAGTATAGAGAAATAACTGTAGCCGTCAAGAGGCTTCAAAGCTTCGAAAGCAGTAACAATAGATCTTCTCAGGAATTTGACAGAGAGATAGAAATTATGAAGACACTACGGCATCCCAACATCGTCATGTTTTTCGGAGGCGGACGTTTTGAAGACAGCACGTCGTTTTTAGTACTTGAGTACATGCCAAGAGGATCGTTGGGGACCTTGTTGAGAAACAAAAGTTTTCAATTAGCAAACCCTCAAAAACGCTCGTTTGCGCTAAACGCTGCCGAAGGAATGGCCTTCTTGCACGGTCTGGAACCCCCAAGGGTTCACCGCGATCTCAAAAGCTTCAATTTGTTGGTTAGCGACCGCTGGGTTGTCAAAGTTGCGGACTTCGGTACCGCAAGACTTGCTCAGCAAGAGGGAATCAACCAGAGAGTGAACAACAGAAACGAGCTTCCATCTTCTCTGCACGCTCCGTTGCTCGAGGCCGACTCACTCATGTCCACCAATTGCGGAACTCCACTGTGGTCGGCACCCGAGATTCTTCGCCGCCAAAATTACGGTACACCTGTCGACGTCTACAG TTTTGGTATCGTTTTATGGGAGATTTGGAAAAGAGAACTACCTTATGAGGATCACGATATTCGGTACATGCATCAAATCAGTAAGCTAGTTTGTAAAGGGACCCGTCCTACCATTCCAAGCGATTCGAGTTGGCCGAGCGGAATTGTATCTCTCATGCGTAGCTGCTGGCAAGATAACCCCGCGGCAAGGCCAAAATTTAGCAGTATCGTTCCACAGCTACAAGATGCAGCAATTGCTCATCAATGA